The following proteins are encoded in a genomic region of Corylus avellana chromosome ca4, CavTom2PMs-1.0:
- the LOC132179635 gene encoding OVARIAN TUMOR DOMAIN-containing deubiquitinating enzyme 4-like isoform X2 encodes MVFSFPYARTMQKSETSLGIPGDGRCLFRSIVHGACLRKGKPSPSESHQKELADELRAKVVDEFIKRRADTEWFLEGDFDTYVVQMRQPHIWGGEPELLMASHVLQMPITVYMKDKNSGSLKIIAEYGQEYGQDDPVRVLYHGYGHYDALRSQSLGAESKLYKKKMKGYLQ; translated from the exons ATGGTTTTCTCCTTTCCATATGCTCGAACAATGCAGAAATCCGAAACTTCGCTTG GAATACCTGGAGATGGAAGATGTTTGTTCCGGTCTATCGTTCATGGAGCCTGCCTGAGAAAAGGGAAGCCATCTCCAAGTGAGAGCCACCAGAAAGAACTTGCAGACGAGCTCAGAGCTAAA GTGGTAGATGAATTCATCAAGAGGCGAGCTGACACTGAATG GTTTCTTGAAGGTGATTTTGACACGTATGTTGTACAGATGCGACAGCCCCACATATGGGGAGGAGAGCCTGAGTTGCTGATGGCCTCCCATGTTCTACA GATGCCAATCACTGTGTACATGAAGGACAAGAATTCTGGAAGCCTGAAAATTATAGCTGAATATGGTCAAGAATATGGTCAAGATGACCCCGTCCGTGTCCTTTATCATGGTTATGGACACTATGACGCATTGCGCAGCCAAAGTCTTGGTGCAGAATCCAAGCT AtacaaaaaaaagatgaaggGATACTTGCAGTAG
- the LOC132179635 gene encoding OVARIAN TUMOR DOMAIN-containing deubiquitinating enzyme 4-like isoform X1 translates to MVFSFPYARTMQKSETSLGIPGDGRCLFRSIVHGACLRKGKPSPSESHQKELADELRAKSILVILSYKANIKWFGQVVDEFIKRRADTEWFLEGDFDTYVVQMRQPHIWGGEPELLMASHVLQMPITVYMKDKNSGSLKIIAEYGQEYGQDDPVRVLYHGYGHYDALRSQSLGAESKLYKKKMKGYLQ, encoded by the exons ATGGTTTTCTCCTTTCCATATGCTCGAACAATGCAGAAATCCGAAACTTCGCTTG GAATACCTGGAGATGGAAGATGTTTGTTCCGGTCTATCGTTCATGGAGCCTGCCTGAGAAAAGGGAAGCCATCTCCAAGTGAGAGCCACCAGAAAGAACTTGCAGACGAGCTCAGAGCTAAA TCCATTCTGGTCATCCTTTCTTACAAAGCAAACATTAAATGGTTTGGGCAGGTGGTAGATGAATTCATCAAGAGGCGAGCTGACACTGAATG GTTTCTTGAAGGTGATTTTGACACGTATGTTGTACAGATGCGACAGCCCCACATATGGGGAGGAGAGCCTGAGTTGCTGATGGCCTCCCATGTTCTACA GATGCCAATCACTGTGTACATGAAGGACAAGAATTCTGGAAGCCTGAAAATTATAGCTGAATATGGTCAAGAATATGGTCAAGATGACCCCGTCCGTGTCCTTTATCATGGTTATGGACACTATGACGCATTGCGCAGCCAAAGTCTTGGTGCAGAATCCAAGCT AtacaaaaaaaagatgaaggGATACTTGCAGTAG
- the LOC132179978 gene encoding uncharacterized protein LOC132179978, giving the protein MSSRHRPLHTCGASTLAIAHSASEKAQSFNGPIGSTTRRVAKLASPLARVMQYQWLAILSFADDCILAVENVVEKMFPPSTYVFNRIDNLVQIIETFPAKFDDALDKAPEIVHQVVFFMITTLTHWESGSAREKDIMVDEAHGQAAETPQAEPGTDSMTVDSGTYEEEQEKGTEEKNMEKESREEEDQEVEKMKESSEETKVGKEEAGKGEENADKSKKDPILELFESGWLMNPAKG; this is encoded by the coding sequence ATGAGTTCCAGGCATCGTCCATTGCACACATGTGGAGCTTCAACACTGGCGATTGCTCATAGTGCTTCCGAAAAAGCTCAATCTTTTAATGGCCCAATAGGTTCAACGACAAGAAGGGTAGCCAAATTGGCCAGTCCACTAGCGCGTGTGATGCAATATCAATGGCTAGCAATCCTCTCCTTTGCCGATGATTGCATCCTAGCCGTTGAAAACGTTGTGGAGAAAATGTTTCCCCCATCAACCTATGTATTCAACAGGATTGACAACCTTGTCCAGATCATAGAAACTTTCCCAGCAAAGTTTGATGATGCTTTGGACAAAGCTCCTGAGATTGTCCACCAAGTTGTCTTTTTTATGATCACTACATTGACTCACTGGGAATCAGGAAGTGCAAGGGAAAAGGATATTATGGTTGATGAAGCACACGGCCAGGCTGCAGAAACGCCACAAGCTGAGCCTGGGACAGACAGCATGACAGTTGATTCAGGCACATACGAGGAGGAACAAGAGAAGGGGACAGAGGAAAAAAACATGGAAAAGGAATCAAGGGAGGAAGAAGATCAAGAAGTTGAAAAGATGAAGGAGAGTAGTGAGGAAACCAAAGTGGGCAAGGAAGAAGCTGGGAAAGGAGAGGAAAATGCAGATAAAAGCAAAAAGGATCCAATTCTAGAATTATTCGAGTCCGGATGGCTGATGAACCCTGCAAAAGGGTAG
- the LOC132177455 gene encoding UPF0481 protein At3g47200-like: MAETNEIADISIEMSNLDKSLASSITKKLLYDSPSLQESSIFRVPQKLRRRNENVYDPNIVSIGPYHRGTKRLVPMNEIKMWYLGSLFKRFPLTPEKTLEHIVESIRTLQKRARDHYADPFSLNDEKFIEMLVVDGCFLIELFRKEAFIVEPHCDDPIFNTSWMYENLYHDLILLENQIPWFILQRLFELTVAVIEQEPHFLVKLVLKFFESMMLMTVPAEYRANGREVKHILDLLHSCLLSTSGQGRPKNINLELFPPVTDLLQAGVIFKKGNPDDVLNIKFNKGVFEIPPIKVRGNSESLFRNLIAYEQCDRHCGNQFTSYAVLLDCLINSSKDADLLCDEKIVVHAMSTEDVSNLFNGLYNDTLISEFYYGQIARDVNRYYRSRWPRWRATLMRDYFSNPWSISSFIAAIFILVLTFLQTLFSIFSF, translated from the coding sequence ATGGCAGAGACAAATGAAATTGCAGatatttcaattgaaatgtCAAACTTAGATAAAAGTTTAGCATCTTCCATCACTAAAAAGTTGTTGTATGATTCACCATCCTTACAAGAGAGTAGCATTTTCAGAGTTCCTCAGAAACTTCGCCGGCGTAATGAGAATGTTTATGATCCTAACATAGTCTCCATTGGCCCTTATCACCGTGGCACTAAAAGATTAGTGCCCAtgaatgagataaaaatgtggtatctAGGATCCCTCTTTAAACGGTTTCCGCTGACTCCAGAGAAAACTTTGGAGCACATTGTTGAAAGCATTAGAACGTTGCAGAAGCGTGCACGTGATCATTATGCAGATCCATTTAGTCTAAATGACGAAAAATTCATAGAAATGCTGGTAGTTGATGGTTGCTTTCTAATCGAGCTTTTTCGAAAAGAGGCATTCATTGTAGAACCACACTGTGATGACCCTATATTTAACACGTCCTGGATGTATGAAAATTTGTATCATGACTTGATTTTGTTGGAAAACCAAATTCCTTGGTTTATTCTCCAGCGCCTGTTTGAGCTAACCGTAGCGGTCATCGAACAAGAGCCCCATTTTCTAGTTAAGCTTGTTCTCAAATTCTTTGAAAGTATGATGTTGATGACAGTGCCGGCTGAATACAGAGCAAATGGCCGTGAAGTTAAGCATATACTTGACTTACTGCACAGCTGCTTACTTTCCACGTCCGGTCAGGGAAGAcctaaaaacataaatttggaACTCTTTCCTCCGGTGACAGATCTCTTACAGGCTGGAGTCATATTCAAGAAGGGAAATCCTGATGATGTTTTGAACATCAAGTTCAACAAAGGGGTGTTTGAAATCCCTCCCATAAAAGTCCGAGGAAACTCAGAATCTTTGTTCCGAAATCTTATAGCGTATGAGCAATGTGACCGCCATTGCGGGAATCAGTTCACGTCTTATGCAGTACTCCTGGATTGCCTCATCAATTCCAGCAAGGATGCTGACCTGCTTTGTGATGAAAAGATTGTTGTGCATGCTATGAGTACAGAAGACGTATCCAATCTCTTCAACGGGTTGTACAACGACACTCTCATCTCCGAATTCTACTATGGTCAGATAGCTCGTGATGTTAACAGGTATTATAGATCACGATGGCCTAGATGGAGAGCAACCTTGATGCGTGACTATTTCAGTAATCCATGgtccatctcttccttcataGCCGCAATTTTTATACTTGTTCTCACCTTCCTACAGactttattttccattttctctttctaa